The following coding sequences are from one Nonlabens arenilitoris window:
- the hemC gene encoding hydroxymethylbilane synthase produces MSLKIRIGTRDSQLAIWQATTVQSQLQALGFQTELSPVKSQGDLNLDEPLYEMGITGIFTKTLDVALVKGDIDIAVHSLKDVPTQLPKGMVQAAVLERASQKDILVYKSNFNPDEAMTIATGSLRRKSQWLNMYTQHNVVDLRGNVNTRLSKLHSNKDWNAAIFAKAGLDRIGLLSQLRGNYGFEYSDLDSFIPAPAQGAMMIAAMGNNTAVLEAVSQLNHAQTQLCVDIERRFLRELEGGCTAPIGAIAQVNNGFLNFTGCLLSIDGTDRIDVQDQIALKDVEKDEGYAFAKAQSEKVFANGGKTLMQSIKSSLNP; encoded by the coding sequence ATGAGTCTTAAAATAAGAATAGGTACTAGAGATTCACAACTTGCCATTTGGCAGGCCACAACTGTTCAATCTCAACTACAAGCTTTAGGTTTTCAAACTGAATTATCTCCCGTAAAATCACAAGGCGATCTTAATCTAGATGAGCCATTGTATGAAATGGGTATTACGGGTATTTTTACAAAAACCTTAGACGTAGCATTAGTCAAAGGTGATATTGATATCGCTGTTCACAGCCTTAAGGATGTTCCTACACAATTACCCAAAGGTATGGTACAAGCAGCTGTATTAGAACGTGCTTCTCAAAAAGATATCCTAGTATATAAGTCTAACTTTAATCCAGATGAAGCCATGACTATCGCAACTGGTAGTTTACGTCGCAAGTCCCAATGGCTTAATATGTACACACAGCACAATGTAGTAGACTTAAGAGGTAATGTAAATACACGTTTATCAAAACTCCATAGTAATAAAGACTGGAATGCAGCAATATTTGCTAAAGCAGGTCTGGACCGTATAGGACTACTATCTCAATTAAGAGGTAATTATGGCTTTGAATACTCAGATCTGGATAGCTTTATACCGGCACCAGCACAAGGAGCGATGATGATTGCTGCAATGGGTAACAATACCGCTGTGCTAGAAGCCGTGTCACAACTTAATCATGCTCAAACACAATTATGCGTTGATATAGAGCGACGATTTTTAAGAGAGTTAGAAGGTGGCTGTACGGCACCCATAGGCGCTATTGCACAAGTAAACAATGGCTTTCTCAATTTTACAGGTTGTCTTTTGAGCATCGATGGCACAGATCGTATTGATGTGCAAGATCAAATTGCATTGAAAGATGTCGAGAAGGATGAAGGTTACGCTTTTGCAAAAGCGCAATCAGAAAAAGTATTTGCTAATGGTGGTAAAACTTTAATGCAATCCATTAAATCCTCACTCAATCCTTAA
- a CDS encoding helix-turn-helix transcriptional regulator has product MENIAKGAAEVTLIEEGFQVVRLKNETEDVAHFHHDVDNSYIQFHFCLKGQVELAFNEGSYKLSLSEQNSYLLYNPSRDLPIHLDLKGHSWFICVLVSIKKFHSLFSPDAQHVSFLSAENKDKKYYVDGSISPSMAVALHQLMNYNLNDAIKRLYFKGKSYELMSLYFNSPEDADVEACPFLVDEDNMRKIKKAKEIIIDRMTNPPSLSELAMEIGLSLKKLKEGFKEVYGDTVYGFLLDHKMDYARQLLDSGQHNVNEVGLKVGYSTASHFISAFKKKYGTTPKKYLTGN; this is encoded by the coding sequence ATGGAAAATATCGCTAAAGGTGCTGCTGAGGTGACCTTAATTGAAGAGGGATTTCAAGTCGTAAGATTAAAGAATGAAACAGAAGATGTGGCGCATTTTCACCACGATGTGGATAATAGTTATATTCAATTTCATTTTTGTTTAAAAGGCCAGGTGGAGCTAGCTTTTAATGAAGGTAGTTATAAGTTAAGCCTTTCAGAGCAAAATAGTTACCTATTGTATAACCCATCTAGAGATTTGCCTATTCATTTAGATTTAAAGGGCCATTCTTGGTTCATATGTGTATTAGTTTCTATAAAGAAATTCCATTCATTATTCTCTCCTGATGCCCAACACGTGAGTTTTTTAAGTGCCGAGAATAAGGATAAGAAATATTATGTAGATGGTAGTATATCGCCATCTATGGCAGTAGCATTGCATCAATTGATGAACTATAATTTAAACGATGCTATTAAGAGGTTATACTTTAAAGGAAAATCGTATGAGTTAATGTCCTTATACTTTAATAGTCCAGAAGATGCAGATGTTGAGGCATGTCCTTTTCTAGTAGATGAGGATAATATGCGTAAGATTAAAAAGGCAAAGGAGATCATCATTGACCGTATGACTAATCCACCATCGCTTAGTGAGCTAGCGATGGAGATAGGTTTATCACTCAAAAAGTTAAAAGAAGGTTTTAAAGAGGTGTATGGAGATACGGTTTATGGTTTTTTATTAGATCATAAAATGGATTATGCCCGACAGTTATTAGATAGTGGCCAGCACAATGTGAATGAGGTAGGATTAAAAGTGGGCTATAGCACTGCGAGCCACTTTATAAGTGCGTTTAAAAAGAAATATGGTACCACGCCTAAGAAATATTTAACGGGTAATTA
- a CDS encoding CvpA family protein, with translation MNWLDIVICIVLLIGLWKGYLNGFFVELTSLLALIAAIYGSIYFSNYAGDWLRNQFEWEETYITIASFIITFVVIIFVISYVGKLITKLMKTAKLGFLNKLAGGAFGLIKMAFLASVILMFIKTASGEFNLLGDQTTEDSLVYEHIEPLAPFLLPKILAEADRVDRRIRGDRDKNETPTDSTNTSGNF, from the coding sequence ATGAATTGGTTAGATATTGTTATTTGTATTGTCTTATTGATAGGCCTTTGGAAAGGTTATCTCAATGGTTTTTTTGTTGAACTCACTTCCTTGCTTGCATTAATTGCAGCTATTTACGGTTCTATATATTTCTCAAATTATGCTGGTGACTGGTTGCGCAATCAGTTTGAATGGGAAGAAACTTATATTACTATAGCCAGTTTTATCATCACCTTTGTAGTGATCATATTTGTCATAAGTTATGTAGGAAAGCTTATTACTAAACTAATGAAAACTGCAAAATTGGGCTTTTTGAATAAACTAGCTGGTGGTGCTTTTGGACTTATAAAAATGGCTTTTCTTGCAAGCGTTATATTAATGTTTATAAAAACTGCCTCTGGTGAATTTAATCTTTTAGGAGATCAAACTACTGAAGACAGCTTAGTTTATGAACACATAGAGCCACTAGCACCTTTTTTGCTTCCTAAAATCCTTGCAGAAGCTGATCGCGTTGATCGACGCATAAGAGGTGATAGGGATAAGAATGAGACACCAACAGACTCAACTAACACATCTGGCAACTTCTAA
- the hemA gene encoding glutamyl-tRNA reductase — protein MAAAQPKHFSFYSIGLSYRKADAETRGLFSLSEEGIHNLLIEAKEEGIPSLAVISTCNRTELYGFAQHPFQLIRLLCEHSHGTVEEFQKIAYIQKNEDACNHLYTVGTGLDSQILGDFEIIGQLKMAFKRSKKLGLINAYMERLMNCVIQASKRIKTETELSSGATSVSFASAQYILENFPAGGPAKNILLFGTGKIGRNTCENLVKHTENKQITLINRTKDKAERIAGRFDLIVKDYAQLEEEIAQSDIIIVATGAQKPTVSKQIIHTNKPLLIMDLSIPKNVDDNVTELDNVQLIHLDELSKVTHKTLENRENFIPQAQSIIKEVNADFKQWMVSRQFAPTMQALKTKLSTLKDAEIKNSRTKFSDFNHEQADMLADRIIQKIAGHFANHLRNEDESTEEAISLLNKVFKLEELSSYES, from the coding sequence ATGGCGGCAGCTCAGCCCAAACATTTTTCATTTTACAGTATAGGTCTTAGTTATCGCAAAGCCGATGCTGAGACACGTGGACTTTTTTCTCTTTCAGAAGAAGGTATTCACAACTTATTAATAGAAGCAAAGGAAGAAGGTATCCCTTCACTAGCCGTTATTTCTACCTGTAATCGTACAGAACTTTATGGATTTGCACAGCATCCTTTTCAATTAATACGTCTATTATGTGAGCATTCTCATGGAACTGTAGAAGAGTTTCAAAAAATTGCCTACATTCAAAAGAATGAGGACGCTTGCAATCATCTCTATACAGTGGGTACTGGTTTAGATAGTCAGATCTTAGGGGATTTTGAAATTATAGGACAGCTTAAAATGGCGTTCAAACGTTCTAAAAAATTGGGGTTAATTAACGCCTATATGGAACGTTTAATGAATTGCGTTATACAAGCCAGTAAACGTATTAAAACAGAAACAGAATTAAGTAGTGGAGCAACATCAGTCAGTTTTGCTAGTGCACAGTACATTTTAGAAAACTTTCCTGCCGGTGGCCCTGCAAAAAATATTTTGCTTTTCGGAACTGGTAAAATAGGTCGCAACACCTGTGAAAATCTAGTAAAACATACAGAAAATAAGCAGATCACACTAATCAATCGTACTAAAGATAAGGCAGAACGTATCGCGGGAAGATTTGACTTAATCGTTAAAGATTATGCGCAACTAGAAGAAGAAATAGCACAATCAGACATTATTATTGTAGCAACAGGCGCACAAAAGCCTACAGTTTCAAAACAGATCATACACACTAATAAGCCTCTATTAATCATGGATCTATCCATCCCTAAAAATGTGGATGATAACGTGACAGAATTAGATAATGTACAGCTTATTCACCTGGATGAACTTTCTAAAGTAACCCATAAAACACTCGAGAACCGCGAGAACTTTATACCACAGGCTCAATCCATCATTAAAGAAGTTAATGCTGATTTTAAGCAATGGATGGTTTCTAGACAATTTGCACCTACTATGCAAGCTCTTAAAACTAAACTTTCTACTCTTAAAGATGCTGAGATTAAAAACAGCCGTACAAAATTCAGCGATTTTAATCACGAGCAAGCAGATATGCTAGCAGATCGTATTATTCAAAAAATAGCAGGACATTTTGCAAACCACCTGCGCAATGAAGATGAAAGTACTGAAGAAGCGATAAGTTTACTTAATAAAGTCTTTAAACTAGAAGAATTAAGCAGTTATGAGTCTTAA
- a CDS encoding SulP family inorganic anion transporter: MFKYLSKDLPASVVVFFVALPLCLGIALASGAPPFAGMIAGIIGGIVVGSLSGSQIGVSGPAAGLAAIVMTAITTMGYGDFLVAVVIGGVIQILFGIGRLGIIGYFFPSSVIKGMLTGIGIIIILKQIPHFFGMDEDPEGDFAFLQLDGENTLTELLKAFNALISGNISMGATLAAIIAMAILLLWSNVLSNKGKIFTLIQGPLVAVAVGIIFYLFTKDSSLAITQDHLVKVPVPQDFDSFLGQFSFPNFASIGKTEVWITGFTIALVASLETLLCVEATDKLDPEKNVTPTNRELFAQGTGNIMSGMIGGLPITQVIVRSSANIQSGGKTKLSAIIHGFFLLIAVILIPTLLNKIPLSVLAAILFIVGFKLAKPSTFKQMFSLGWKQWVPFIVTILGIIFKDLLWGIGIGLVVGIFITLIKSFQNSHFLHKEGEDVNDGKIKMTLAEEVTFFNKATILKELDKIPENSVLELDVTKTVYLDNDIIEILEDFSHKAKDRNITINLISQRGNVTNPESFVEFFKLDYKAKKLPLSDF, from the coding sequence ATGTTTAAATATCTGTCTAAGGACCTTCCAGCAAGTGTCGTTGTATTTTTTGTGGCTTTACCTTTATGTCTAGGTATTGCATTAGCTAGTGGTGCTCCACCGTTTGCGGGAATGATTGCTGGTATTATAGGAGGTATTGTAGTAGGATCTCTTAGTGGCTCTCAAATAGGTGTTAGTGGTCCAGCCGCTGGACTTGCAGCTATAGTAATGACCGCGATAACAACTATGGGTTATGGTGATTTTTTAGTAGCTGTAGTTATAGGTGGTGTTATTCAAATACTTTTTGGAATTGGTCGATTGGGTATTATAGGATACTTTTTCCCATCTTCTGTTATTAAAGGTATGTTGACTGGTATCGGTATTATTATCATTTTAAAACAGATACCTCATTTTTTTGGAATGGATGAAGATCCAGAAGGCGATTTTGCTTTTTTACAACTTGATGGTGAAAATACATTAACGGAACTTCTTAAGGCTTTTAACGCCTTAATTAGTGGTAACATTAGTATGGGAGCAACCTTGGCAGCTATTATTGCCATGGCTATATTACTGCTGTGGTCTAATGTATTATCTAATAAAGGAAAGATTTTCACCTTAATTCAAGGTCCATTAGTTGCTGTTGCGGTAGGAATTATATTCTATTTATTTACTAAAGATTCATCTTTAGCGATTACTCAAGATCACTTAGTTAAAGTGCCAGTTCCACAAGATTTTGATAGTTTTTTAGGGCAGTTCAGCTTTCCTAATTTTGCTTCTATAGGTAAGACAGAAGTTTGGATAACAGGTTTTACTATTGCATTAGTAGCTTCATTAGAGACACTTCTGTGTGTAGAAGCTACTGATAAATTAGATCCTGAAAAGAATGTAACGCCTACAAACAGAGAGCTCTTTGCACAAGGTACGGGTAACATTATGTCTGGTATGATAGGTGGATTACCTATTACTCAGGTGATTGTCCGTAGTTCTGCTAATATTCAATCCGGTGGTAAAACAAAACTATCTGCTATAATTCACGGTTTTTTCTTGTTGATAGCAGTTATTTTAATTCCTACCTTACTTAATAAGATTCCGCTATCTGTTCTTGCAGCTATTCTTTTTATTGTTGGTTTTAAACTTGCAAAACCATCCACGTTTAAACAAATGTTTAGCCTAGGCTGGAAGCAATGGGTACCTTTTATAGTAACTATTTTAGGAATTATATTTAAAGACTTGTTATGGGGAATAGGGATCGGACTTGTAGTAGGGATTTTTATTACCTTAATAAAAAGTTTTCAAAATTCACATTTCTTGCACAAAGAAGGAGAAGATGTAAATGATGGAAAAATAAAAATGACGCTAGCTGAAGAGGTTACCTTTTTCAATAAAGCAACCATCCTTAAAGAATTAGATAAGATTCCTGAAAACTCTGTACTTGAACTAGACGTGACTAAGACAGTTTATTTAGATAATGATATCATAGAGATTCTAGAGGATTTCTCTCATAAAGCTAAGGACAGAAATATCACCATTAATTTAATTTCTCAACGTGGTAATGTTACCAATCCTGAAAGTTTTGTAGAATTCTTTAAACTGGATTATAAGGCAAAAAAACTTCCTTTATCAGATTTTTAA
- a CDS encoding tetratricopeptide repeat protein → MNWITSILFLLMTLIVSGQDDGINDRFAKANQAYTAENYQMAISNYEEILKTDIHSVDLYYNLGNSYYKLNQVGPAIYNYEKALMLDPSNEDVLNNLQFAKQMRIDAIEGLPENELESKASSIASSMSIDEWAYLSIVLLIISVLLFVLYHYSQTAGKKRLFFLLMILFVIGTIILVFIGFYAQNNLNKHQYAIVYAAEFTAREEPKQSSAASYVIHEGTKVEVLEEFNNWARISLENGSKAWVTLETIKKL, encoded by the coding sequence ATGAACTGGATTACGAGCATTTTATTTTTATTGATGACTCTTATCGTTAGTGGACAAGACGATGGTATAAATGACCGTTTTGCAAAAGCAAACCAAGCTTATACTGCCGAGAATTATCAAATGGCTATTTCTAATTATGAGGAGATTTTAAAAACTGATATTCATAGTGTCGACCTTTATTATAATCTGGGTAATTCTTATTACAAATTGAATCAGGTAGGACCTGCTATTTATAATTATGAAAAAGCGTTGATGCTTGACCCGAGTAATGAAGACGTTTTAAATAATTTACAGTTTGCAAAACAAATGCGTATTGACGCAATAGAAGGTCTGCCAGAAAATGAATTAGAGTCTAAGGCAAGCTCTATTGCAAGTTCTATGTCTATTGATGAATGGGCTTATTTAAGTATAGTATTATTAATTATATCTGTTTTATTATTTGTGCTATATCATTACTCACAAACAGCAGGCAAAAAGAGATTGTTTTTTCTGCTTATGATATTATTTGTAATAGGAACGATAATATTGGTGTTTATAGGTTTTTATGCTCAAAATAATTTGAATAAACATCAATATGCCATCGTTTATGCTGCCGAATTTACCGCTAGGGAAGAGCCTAAACAATCTAGCGCTGCCAGTTATGTTATACATGAAGGAACTAAAGTTGAGGTATTAGAAGAATTCAATAATTGGGCACGTATTTCTCTAGAAAACGGTAGTAAAGCATGGGTAACTCTAGAGACTATTAAAAAGCTTTAA